One Actinopolymorpha sp. NPDC004070 DNA segment encodes these proteins:
- a CDS encoding glycosyltransferase 87 family protein has translation MSRSPSREDPLARLATTWLGGPVGVHARVSSSRWTPLAVAFAVTTGMFVLGVLQKVPCHGVGWPRESGYAFSHLCYTDVPYLYRERGFAQGNLAYLDTGNYPPLEYPVLTGAVMQVTAWLTQAFGSGDAVRDSVLYFDLTVVFLFACALVTVWALARMCLRRPYDVLFFAAAPVLALAGTINWDLAAVALTTCALLAWSRSRPYLAGVLIGLGVATKFYPLLVLGPLLVLALRTGRMRLWATTALSALAAWLVVNLPVLLLAESSWAVFWSFNTARMGDFGSIWYALGLAGHPVRAVNTVSLGLFGLACAGVAALGLFAPRRPRLAQLAFLTVAAFLLVNKVYSPQYVLWLLPLVALARPRWRDWAIWQAGELLYWLAIWLHLSGSLAGGGAERLYWLAVVVRMATTGYLCVLVVRDILRPSADVVRAGDLVDDPTGGPFDGAADAAWRRGRFRSPEPIERALQEEGVAR, from the coding sequence GTGAGCAGGAGTCCCTCCCGGGAGGATCCCCTGGCCCGCCTTGCGACCACCTGGCTCGGCGGACCGGTCGGTGTGCACGCGCGCGTGAGTAGCTCCCGGTGGACACCGCTGGCGGTGGCGTTCGCGGTGACGACGGGGATGTTCGTCCTCGGTGTTCTGCAGAAGGTGCCCTGTCACGGCGTGGGCTGGCCGCGTGAGTCCGGGTACGCCTTCAGCCATCTCTGCTACACCGACGTGCCGTACCTCTACCGCGAGCGCGGCTTCGCCCAGGGCAACCTCGCCTACCTCGACACCGGCAACTACCCGCCGCTGGAGTACCCCGTCCTCACCGGCGCGGTGATGCAGGTGACCGCCTGGCTGACACAGGCGTTCGGGTCCGGGGACGCGGTGCGCGACAGCGTGCTGTACTTCGACCTCACCGTCGTGTTCCTGTTCGCCTGCGCGCTGGTGACCGTGTGGGCGCTCGCCCGCATGTGCCTTCGCCGGCCGTACGACGTGCTCTTCTTCGCCGCGGCGCCGGTGCTCGCGCTGGCCGGCACCATCAACTGGGACCTCGCCGCTGTCGCCCTCACCACCTGTGCGCTGCTGGCCTGGTCGCGGTCGCGTCCGTACCTCGCCGGGGTCCTGATCGGGCTCGGCGTGGCGACGAAGTTCTACCCGCTGCTGGTGCTGGGACCGCTGCTGGTGCTGGCGCTGCGCACCGGCCGGATGCGGCTGTGGGCGACGACGGCGCTGTCCGCGCTGGCCGCGTGGTTGGTCGTCAACCTGCCGGTGCTGCTGCTCGCGGAGAGCAGTTGGGCGGTGTTCTGGTCGTTCAACACCGCCCGGATGGGCGACTTCGGGTCGATCTGGTACGCCCTCGGGCTGGCCGGGCACCCGGTCAGGGCGGTCAACACGGTCTCCCTCGGGTTGTTCGGCCTGGCCTGTGCCGGCGTGGCGGCGCTGGGGCTGTTCGCACCCAGACGGCCCCGGCTGGCGCAGCTCGCGTTCCTGACCGTCGCGGCGTTCCTGCTGGTGAACAAGGTCTACTCCCCGCAGTACGTCCTCTGGCTGCTGCCCCTCGTGGCACTGGCCCGGCCGCGGTGGCGGGACTGGGCGATCTGGCAGGCCGGTGAGCTCCTCTACTGGCTGGCCATCTGGCTGCACCTGTCCGGCAGCCTCGCGGGCGGCGGTGCGGAGCGGCTCTACTGGCTCGCCGTGGTGGTCCGGATGGCGACGACCGGCTACCTGTGCGTGCTGGTGGTCCGCGACATCCTGCGGCCCTCCGCCGACGTCGTACGCGCCGGGGACCTGGTGGACGACCCGACCGGCGGGCCCTTCGACGGGGCGGCCGACGCCGCGTGGCGGAGAGGGCGCTTCCGAAGTCCCGAGCCGATCGAACGGGCCCTGCAGGAAGAGGGTGTGGCACGGTGA
- a CDS encoding transglycosylase domain-containing protein — MTRRHVDRYADDHTSVDVYGDSREGRGPRAGHRSRRRPRRRLRRFLFGCLFAFLGIAILGIAAFVIGYARTSIPDPNAMLDSNTTTIYYRDGRNVLGSYHAQNRISVPLDQVPKNTQDAVVAAENRSFWTDRGVSPTGIVRAAWNTARGQNVQGGSTITQQYVKNYYLSQEQTWTRKVKELFITLKVQRQLSKQEILQNYLNTSYFGRGAWGIETASQAYFGKHVQELTPQESAVLASLLRAPSIYDPAVDPTNRPRLEARYHYVLGGMAKLGHLSAAQVAQEPLPKIKRLSKTTNNGGPGGYLVSQVRKELVRLGYSEAQIETGGLQVTTTVDAKAQRAMQDAFAKNFPTKNAKGVYAGGAAVRPGTGEVVAMYGGKDYIKRQFNDATQAKLQPGSTFKSFALAAALEDRVSLRSRFAGNSPFELDNGDEVRNEFNRDYGRYVDLMQATRDSINTAYVDLTVNRIGPDAVYDAAVRAGVPENSPGLDKHAKIALGFASVSPMDMANSYATFAAEGRRAPWHLVEKVTAPGGNVLHETKVQDKREFSKPVVRDLDYALQDVVKHGSAEEAAQNLGRPAAGKTGTHEDQTAWFVGYTPQLAASVAFYKDANGDGKKESLDNVGGMNTFFGGGYPARIWAQFMKEALAGQPVRQFPPPANLGKVVNPKPTFTRRPKPTFTPTPTPTPTPTATPTPTPTDTPTPTPTFTRKPPGPRPKPTNTLPIPTPTSSPSPTRTKGPHRPFP; from the coding sequence GTGACACGCAGACACGTAGACAGGTACGCCGACGACCACACCTCCGTGGACGTCTACGGCGACTCCCGCGAGGGTCGGGGACCTCGCGCGGGTCACCGCTCCCGCAGGCGACCCCGGAGACGTCTGCGGCGTTTCCTGTTCGGGTGCCTGTTCGCGTTCCTCGGGATCGCCATCCTGGGCATCGCGGCGTTCGTGATCGGCTACGCGCGGACGTCCATCCCGGACCCGAACGCGATGCTGGACTCCAACACGACGACCATCTACTACCGCGACGGCAGGAACGTCCTGGGCTCCTACCACGCCCAGAACCGCATCTCGGTGCCGCTGGACCAGGTGCCCAAGAACACCCAGGACGCGGTGGTCGCCGCGGAGAACCGCAGCTTCTGGACCGACCGCGGCGTGTCGCCGACCGGCATCGTCCGCGCCGCGTGGAACACCGCGCGCGGACAGAACGTCCAGGGCGGCTCCACGATCACCCAGCAGTACGTCAAGAACTACTACCTGAGCCAGGAGCAGACCTGGACCCGCAAGGTGAAGGAACTCTTCATCACCTTGAAGGTCCAGCGGCAGCTGTCCAAGCAGGAGATCCTGCAGAACTACCTCAACACCAGCTACTTCGGGCGCGGAGCGTGGGGCATCGAGACCGCCTCACAGGCGTACTTCGGCAAGCACGTCCAGGAGCTCACGCCCCAGGAGTCGGCGGTGCTGGCGTCCCTGCTCCGGGCGCCGTCCATCTACGACCCGGCGGTTGACCCGACCAACCGGCCGCGCCTGGAGGCTCGCTACCACTACGTGCTCGGCGGGATGGCCAAGCTCGGGCACCTGTCCGCCGCCCAGGTCGCGCAGGAGCCGCTGCCGAAGATCAAACGGCTCAGCAAGACCACCAACAACGGCGGACCGGGCGGCTACCTCGTCAGCCAGGTGCGCAAGGAGCTGGTCAGGCTCGGCTACAGCGAGGCGCAGATCGAGACCGGCGGCCTGCAGGTCACCACGACCGTCGACGCCAAGGCCCAGCGCGCCATGCAGGACGCGTTCGCGAAGAACTTCCCGACCAAGAACGCCAAGGGCGTGTACGCCGGCGGCGCCGCCGTGCGCCCGGGCACCGGCGAGGTCGTCGCGATGTACGGCGGGAAGGACTACATCAAGCGCCAGTTCAACGACGCCACCCAGGCCAAGCTGCAGCCCGGCTCGACGTTCAAGTCGTTCGCGCTGGCGGCCGCGCTGGAGGACCGGGTGTCGCTGCGCAGCCGGTTCGCCGGCAACTCGCCGTTCGAACTCGACAACGGCGACGAGGTGCGCAACGAGTTCAACCGCGACTACGGCCGCTACGTCGACCTGATGCAGGCCACCCGGGACTCGATCAACACCGCCTACGTCGACCTGACCGTCAACCGCATCGGCCCGGACGCCGTCTACGACGCGGCCGTGCGCGCAGGCGTACCGGAAAACTCACCCGGCCTGGACAAGCACGCGAAGATCGCCCTCGGCTTCGCGTCGGTGTCCCCGATGGACATGGCCAACTCCTACGCGACGTTCGCGGCCGAGGGCAGGCGCGCACCGTGGCACCTGGTGGAGAAGGTCACCGCACCGGGCGGCAACGTCCTGCACGAGACGAAGGTGCAGGACAAGCGGGAGTTCTCCAAGCCGGTGGTCCGCGACCTCGACTACGCGCTGCAGGACGTGGTGAAGCACGGCAGCGCGGAGGAGGCGGCGCAGAACCTCGGCCGCCCCGCCGCGGGCAAAACCGGCACGCACGAGGACCAGACGGCGTGGTTCGTGGGCTACACCCCGCAGCTGGCCGCGTCGGTGGCGTTCTACAAGGACGCGAACGGCGACGGGAAGAAGGAGTCGCTGGACAACGTGGGCGGGATGAACACGTTCTTCGGCGGCGGCTACCCGGCGCGCATCTGGGCGCAGTTCATGAAGGAGGCGCTGGCAGGTCAGCCGGTACGCCAGTTCCCGCCGCCGGCCAACCTCGGGAAGGTCGTCAACCCCAAGCCGACGTTCACCCGGCGGCCCAAGCCGACGTTCACGCCCACGCCGACTCCCACACCGACGCCAACGGCGACTCCGACTCCAACTCCGACGGACACTCCCACACCGACCCCCACCTTCACCCGGAAGCCGCCGGGTCCGAGGCCCAAGCCGACCAACACCCTGCCCATCCCGACGCCCACCTCCTCGCCCAGCCCGACCAGGACCAAGGGACCCCACCGGCCGTTCCCGTGA
- a CDS encoding DUF5318 family protein has protein sequence MWSQRSVVDYSLQRKATLRALRGGRATVMDDVCDADPYLLRAAKFHGEPTDRPCPICRKEKLTHVTYVFGDELGQYSGRIRQTPELERMAREHGEFRVYVIEVCQGCSWNHLTLSYVLGDGVPRRPPRRQRTVEDEYS, from the coding sequence ATGTGGTCCCAACGGTCCGTGGTCGATTACAGCCTGCAGCGCAAGGCGACGCTGCGGGCGCTACGCGGTGGCCGCGCGACCGTGATGGACGACGTGTGCGACGCCGACCCCTACCTCCTGCGGGCGGCGAAGTTTCACGGGGAACCAACCGACCGGCCCTGCCCGATCTGCCGGAAGGAGAAACTGACCCACGTCACCTACGTCTTCGGTGACGAGCTCGGTCAGTACTCCGGCCGGATCCGGCAGACGCCGGAGCTGGAGAGGATGGCCCGCGAGCACGGGGAGTTCCGCGTCTACGTCATCGAGGTCTGCCAGGGCTGTTCGTGGAATCACCTCACGCTCTCGTACGTCCTCGGTGACGGTGTGCCACGACGCCCGCCGCGCCGGCAGCGCACGGTGGAGGACGAGTACTCCTAG
- a CDS encoding PadR family transcriptional regulator, whose translation MARRGGVLELAVLGLLHEAPMHGYELRKRLNARFGWGRALSYGSLYPCLKSLLARDCVREDSSADDGDQTSPGSAARRRARIVYRLTPAGEQRLTELLAEGGPSAWDDDNFGVRLAFFARTDAAVRLRILEGRRRRLEERLDRTRAQLHRTQERLDTYAVELQRHGVESVEREVHWLSDLIASERVGRPADQHPEVHHPEEITRAPRPRALTDRGERP comes from the coding sequence ATGGCACGCCGCGGTGGCGTACTCGAGCTCGCGGTCTTGGGCCTCCTGCACGAGGCCCCGATGCACGGGTACGAGCTGCGCAAGCGCCTCAACGCGAGATTCGGCTGGGGCCGGGCGTTGTCCTACGGTTCGCTCTACCCGTGTCTGAAGTCCCTACTCGCCCGGGACTGCGTCCGCGAGGACTCCTCGGCCGACGACGGCGACCAGACGTCCCCCGGCAGCGCTGCCCGGCGCCGGGCGCGGATCGTCTACCGCCTCACCCCCGCCGGTGAGCAGCGCCTCACCGAACTCCTCGCCGAGGGCGGCCCGTCCGCCTGGGACGACGACAACTTCGGCGTCCGCCTCGCGTTCTTCGCGCGGACCGACGCGGCCGTGCGGCTGCGCATCCTGGAGGGCCGCCGCCGGCGGCTGGAGGAGCGCCTGGACCGCACGCGCGCCCAACTTCACCGTACGCAGGAACGCCTCGACACCTACGCCGTCGAGCTCCAGCGGCACGGCGTGGAGTCCGTCGAGCGGGAGGTGCACTGGCTCAGCGACCTGATCGCCTCCGAGCGCGTGGGCCGCCCGGCGGACCAGCACCCAGAAGTCCACCACCCCGAAGAGATCACCAGAGCGCCACGCCCAAGGGCACTGACAGACCGAGGAGAGCGTCCATGA